Below is a genomic region from Flammeovirgaceae bacterium SG7u.111.
CTGCAAAATCTGAAAACTTTACTTCACGTTGAAGCTCTACGGCTTTAAATACTTTCGCTGCTTGATAAATAGTATGAAATATACAAAACATAGAGAACAGGTGTAGTGGCATAATTATCCCGAAATAGGCAAAAATAAGTGATGGATCGAAGGGAGGCTCAGAAGCTCCTTCAACAATACCACTTATATTAAAAAACATTATAGAAAATGATGTTGTAAAAAACAGGATATAAATGATAGGGATGAAAAAGAAGACTTTAAACCTTGTCATTTTTATAGTTACTCCCTCTGGCAAGTATTTTTGAAGCCCAATTACTACCGACCAAAACCATCCAAACAACACCCCCATCATTAATATCATAAGAATGGGCATGATACTTAGAAAATTGAATATGAATAATAGGGGTTCGCTTGTATCATTTCCAATCTGAGAAAAAATTGAGCCCATCATTAAAACTTGAAAAATGAATGGAACTCCAAAAAATAACAAAAACAATTGCCAATGCTTGGCTTTTAAAAATCGGTTCATAATAATGCTTTTTTATTAAAACTTTGATCAAAAAACCTTTTGATTTGTATAAAAACAACGTATTATACCATGCTATATATTTGACCAGGCAAGTTTTTTTAAACAGCAAGCCACATCCTCCTCCCTCCTGTTTCAAAATTTCCGCACCGTGGAATCGAATCCACAAGTTCTTAACTTGTAAACCAAGCTAAAGCATATAATAAGCCGTGGCATTCTTTTTTCGAACCTATATAAGTAGAACCAAACTTGATAAACGATATGAAACGATCAGTAAAAGAACTTATAGGATATTCAATTTTTGCAAAAGACGGTATAAAAGGGGATGTTTCCGACTTCCTGTTTGACGAGGACACTTGGACCGTGCGATACTTGGAGGCTGACTTAGGCAACTGGTTCAAGGGCAGGCGAGTACTCGTTCCAAGGGTATTTTTGGGTGAGCCTGAGTGGAACAATAGCCAGTTTAAAATACACCTTACCAAAGATGCACTGAAGGATTGCCCAGACAGGGATGACCACAAACCTGTTTCACGAAAATACGAGGAACTTCTAAACAAGCACTTCTCCATTAGCAACTACTGGGGAGTGACGGGCATGACTGCTCCTGCCGCATACCCTTTGCCTTGGTCAATTGGGCGAGAACATATTCCTAGTAGTATAAAAACAGATGCAGAACAGGAAAGTAAACTTCGCAGCTTCAAAGAGCTGAAAGGCTACAGAGTGGAATGCTCCGACAAGAAAAAAGGACATGTCAAAGATTTTGTCATTGACGATAATACATGGCAAATCTTATTTCTTATAGTAGATGTTGGACAATGGACTTCCAACAAAGATAAATTGGTGGCGCTGCCAATAAGTCAAATAGAGTCGATAAACTTTATAGAGAAAAGCATGGGGATTTATATGGACTCTGTAACGCTGGAAGAATCTCCAGAATTCCAACCCGATCAGCCTATCAATATTGAGTATGAAAAGAATCTCTACGATTTTTACGGCAGGAAAGTAGAGCAACGCCAATACTAGTTGAAAAACTCAAAGACACTCAATTAGTCTATATAAAAAGTCCCCCTATGGCATTAATCCAAAGGGGGACTTTCATTTGTGTCTCATCTTATCTCAAACCTTAAGAAGCATTTAGTTTATTCCACCCGTTCATAAGCAAGAACCCTCCTACTATAGCTCCCGCCGAAGTGATGGAAGCTGAAGTGTATTCTCCATAAATCCACAAGCCTGTGGCAAAAAGAGCTGCATAAATAGTAAGGCTACCGATGATCATCAGGCTTATTTCTCTTGGTACGCTCCATTTTCCCATTCCTTCCATCCACGTTTCCCCTCGGTCTTTGGCCTTGGCGGTAACCCTTGCCCAGCCTGGTCCACCTGCTTTTACTTTCTTACAGAAATTAATTAACACTTCGTCGTCATCTGGCTTGGTGAACAGCGCAACAGACACCCATGAAATTGTGGTTACTATGATGCCTATTATTAGTTGGTAATGATTGGGAAGAGGCTCAAACCCTAAGCCTGTATGGATAAGCTGGAGATACAAAGCCATGAAAAAAGAAACAACCATGGCGGTAATTTCACTCATAGCATTCACCCTCCACCAAAACCATCTTAAGATGAACAACAAACCTGTTCCCGCACCTATTTGCAGCAAAATATTAAAGGCTTGTAGTGCATTTTTGAGGAACAAAGCCAAAATACTAGCCACTACCATGAGGAGAACCGTGGAAATTCGACCGACGTTTACCAGCTCCTTGTCGGAAGCTTCTGTGTTTACAAACCGCTTGTAAAAATCGTACACCACATAGGAAGAACCCCAGTTAAGGTGAGTAGAAATGGTGGACATAAAAGCGGCAATGAGCGAAGCCAGCACCAAGCCCAATAGCCCCGAAGGCAAATAGGTAAGCATAGCGGAGTAAGCCAAGTCATCTTTCACTACGGAAGGGTCTACATTGGGGAACGCTTCTCGCAAAGAGGCTATATCTGGAAATACAATGAGGGAAGCCAAGGCGATCAAAATCCATGGCCAAGGGCGCAATGCATAGTGCGCAGCATTGAAAAACAATGTGGCTCCTATTGCATGTTTTTCCGACTTAGCCGAAAGCATTCGCTGGGCTATGTAGCCACCTCCACCCGGTTCAGCTCCCGGATACCATACGCTCCACCACTGCACTGCCAATGGAATAATCAATAAGGTTATAAATGTTTCGGTATCGGAAAAATCAGGTACAAAGCTCAGTTTACCTACTACCGA
It encodes:
- a CDS encoding PRC-barrel domain-containing protein, which produces MKRSVKELIGYSIFAKDGIKGDVSDFLFDEDTWTVRYLEADLGNWFKGRRVLVPRVFLGEPEWNNSQFKIHLTKDALKDCPDRDDHKPVSRKYEELLNKHFSISNYWGVTGMTAPAAYPLPWSIGREHIPSSIKTDAEQESKLRSFKELKGYRVECSDKKKGHVKDFVIDDNTWQILFLIVDVGQWTSNKDKLVALPISQIESINFIEKSMGIYMDSVTLEESPEFQPDQPINIEYEKNLYDFYGRKVEQRQY
- a CDS encoding sodium:solute symporter family protein translates to MVLSTIDWVLIISFFIISLFIGLVVSRKAGSSSQEFFLSGRNMPWWLLGVSMVATTFSADTPNLVTDIVRKDGVSGNWVWWAFLLTGMLTVFVYAKLWRRSEVLTDLEFYELRYSGKNAAFLRGFRAIYLGVFFNIMIMATVSLAAIKIGGVMLGLEPWQTLLFASIVTVIYSSLGGLRGVLITDFFQFVIAMTGTVWAANVILDLPQVNGLSNLLSHESVVGKLSFVPDFSDTETFITLLIIPLAVQWWSVWYPGAEPGGGGYIAQRMLSAKSEKHAIGATLFFNAAHYALRPWPWILIALASLIVFPDIASLREAFPNVDPSVVKDDLAYSAMLTYLPSGLLGLVLASLIAAFMSTISTHLNWGSSYVVYDFYKRFVNTEASDKELVNVGRISTVLLMVVASILALFLKNALQAFNILLQIGAGTGLLFILRWFWWRVNAMSEITAMVVSFFMALYLQLIHTGLGFEPLPNHYQLIIGIIVTTISWVSVALFTKPDDDEVLINFCKKVKAGGPGWARVTAKAKDRGETWMEGMGKWSVPREISLMIIGSLTIYAALFATGLWIYGEYTSASITSAGAIVGGFLLMNGWNKLNAS